Proteins found in one Paenibacillus dendritiformis genomic segment:
- a CDS encoding VOC family protein: MKNKILEKLEHVQIPVKSLDKSIQWYTTNLGFSLQGKSEGRHAFLTLPEGPMLMLWETKDDTQANFSFNGETMPVLLYNTKQIHKLHEELKSKDVVITFFQDEGFGWVLKFIDLNGNMWGVIQLKE, translated from the coding sequence ATGAAAAATAAGATTCTTGAAAAATTAGAACATGTGCAAATTCCCGTTAAAAGCTTAGATAAATCGATTCAGTGGTACACTACGAATCTCGGCTTTTCCTTACAAGGCAAGTCAGAGGGACGGCATGCCTTCTTAACTTTGCCTGAGGGACCCATGTTAATGCTGTGGGAAACAAAAGATGACACACAAGCAAACTTTTCCTTCAACGGGGAAACGATGCCCGTATTACTGTATAACACGAAGCAAATTCATAAATTACATGAAGAACTCAAATCGAAAGACGTCGTAATCACGTTCTTTCAAGACGAAGGGTTTGGATGGGTTCTAAAATTTATAGATTTGAACGGCAACATGTGGGGAGTCATTCAATTAAAGGAATGA
- a CDS encoding cupin domain-containing protein, which produces MIRTISKHNHSEHYIWGNNCDGWRLVDEEARSIIHERMPPGTSEVRHLHTRAAQFFFVLSGMMTIEVNGTEHQLNPHEGIEVPPEVPHQVWNTSNTDIEFLVISTPSTRNDRKIADVG; this is translated from the coding sequence GTGATAAGAACCATAAGCAAGCATAATCATTCAGAACATTATATCTGGGGCAATAACTGTGACGGGTGGCGATTGGTTGATGAAGAAGCTAGAAGCATCATTCATGAACGGATGCCGCCCGGAACAAGCGAGGTCAGACATTTACATACGAGAGCAGCGCAATTTTTCTTTGTACTCTCCGGAATGATGACCATCGAAGTGAATGGAACCGAACATCAACTCAATCCGCACGAAGGAATCGAAGTGCCGCCAGAAGTGCCGCATCAAGTATGGAATACATCGAACACAGATATCGAATTTCTCGTCATATCTACACCCAGTACAAGGAATGATCGAAAGATAGCAGATGTTGGATGA
- a CDS encoding ABC transporter ATP-binding protein: MNVEVKDLSFSIQDKRLIEAICLDVREGEMVGLIGPNGSGKSTLLKNIYRVLEPDSGEILLNGQRVSRLPQKELARQLAVVGQEASAAFDFAVRDIVMMGRSPHKKMFEADSIEDYEIVEQALTRVGLLHAAGSSFSDLSGGEKQRVLIARALAQQARVLILDEPTNHLDIRYQLQMMDLVKELKLTCLAALHDLNIAACYCDRIYVMQDGRMAASGSPEQVMRPDLLYDVFGVRTEIAIHPLTGKPSITFLPDRIVSL, encoded by the coding sequence ATGAACGTCGAAGTGAAAGACCTGTCGTTCAGCATTCAGGATAAACGATTGATTGAAGCGATATGCCTGGATGTGCGGGAAGGCGAGATGGTCGGCTTGATCGGCCCGAACGGCAGCGGGAAATCGACGCTGCTCAAAAATATATATCGCGTGCTGGAGCCCGATTCGGGCGAAATCCTGCTGAACGGACAACGTGTATCCCGGTTGCCGCAAAAGGAATTGGCCAGACAGTTGGCGGTGGTCGGCCAGGAGGCGTCTGCCGCGTTTGATTTTGCAGTCCGGGATATCGTGATGATGGGACGCAGTCCGCATAAGAAAATGTTCGAAGCGGATTCGATAGAGGATTACGAGATTGTGGAGCAGGCGCTGACGCGAGTCGGCTTGCTGCATGCCGCGGGCAGCAGCTTCTCCGACTTGTCTGGCGGAGAAAAGCAGCGCGTGCTGATTGCGAGGGCGCTGGCGCAGCAGGCGCGCGTTCTCATTCTGGATGAACCGACCAACCATCTGGATATCCGGTATCAGCTGCAGATGATGGATCTGGTGAAGGAACTGAAGCTGACCTGTCTTGCCGCGCTGCATGATTTGAACATCGCGGCTTGCTACTGCGATCGCATCTATGTGATGCAAGATGGCCGGATGGCGGCTTCCGGAAGCCCCGAGCAAGTGATGCGGCCGGATCTGCTGTACGACGTATTCGGGGTTCGGACGGAGATTGCCATCCATCCGTTGACGGGAAAACCGTCGATTACGTTTTTGCCGGACAGAATCGTCAGCTTATGA
- a CDS encoding methyltransferase domain-containing protein, giving the protein MAMTRCSYCQFTYDEWYGDTRNGVPAGTPLEDLAGTLCSRCGMQGNRHEWQPNPKYAGQEAEYYDQFAGKAGIAFYRHWLEQAAEPPSVLELGVGTGRLAVELAGRAARYCGVDWSPMMLKAADTKRKRMFKEEAEQRLELAEEDVLTFHDPAAYTHVLCPDGLLQHFTRMEEHIALLRNIHRGLQAGGWIAVDLLLPPGGAAWQSLERKRVQPQKLVRRQIEGSTSLSRQIFHCAIAYETYIEGVMESRYLVEREYALITPKEAVLLLASEGFEVTRMIQNYGSSTPWRTALPPGVNEIGIDPDAGETIEEALAAGKDVQPYRERAWMNGGYPLHGAMPALSPDASATMTLIARKK; this is encoded by the coding sequence ATGGCGATGACCCGATGCAGCTACTGTCAATTCACATATGACGAATGGTATGGCGATACGCGCAACGGTGTCCCTGCTGGCACACCGCTCGAGGACTTGGCCGGTACGCTATGCTCTCGCTGCGGGATGCAGGGCAACCGGCATGAATGGCAGCCGAATCCGAAGTACGCGGGTCAGGAGGCTGAATATTATGACCAGTTTGCCGGAAAAGCGGGGATTGCGTTCTACCGGCACTGGCTGGAGCAAGCGGCGGAACCGCCGAGCGTACTGGAGCTAGGCGTCGGCACCGGACGTCTGGCGGTCGAGCTGGCCGGCCGGGCTGCCCGCTACTGCGGGGTCGATTGGAGTCCGATGATGCTTAAGGCTGCAGATACAAAGCGCAAGCGCATGTTCAAAGAGGAAGCAGAGCAGCGGCTGGAGCTGGCGGAGGAGGACGTTCTCACGTTCCACGATCCCGCCGCCTATACCCATGTGCTGTGCCCGGATGGGTTATTGCAGCATTTTACGCGGATGGAGGAGCATATTGCGCTGCTCCGTAATATCCATCGTGGGCTGCAGGCAGGAGGCTGGATCGCCGTCGATCTGCTCCTGCCTCCAGGCGGCGCCGCTTGGCAGTCGCTGGAGCGGAAGCGCGTACAGCCGCAAAAGCTTGTTCGCCGCCAGATCGAGGGGTCAACCTCACTTTCCCGGCAGATCTTTCATTGCGCCATCGCTTACGAGACATATATCGAAGGTGTCATGGAGTCCCGGTACCTGGTCGAGCGCGAATATGCGCTAATCACCCCTAAAGAAGCCGTACTGCTCCTCGCTTCAGAAGGATTTGAGGTGACGCGGATGATTCAAAATTATGGCTCGTCCACGCCATGGCGAACAGCACTTCCTCCGGGAGTCAATGAAATAGGGATCGATCCGGATGCCGGTGAGACGATAGAGGAAGCGCTCGCGGCCGGGAAAGATGTGCAGCCGTATCGTGAGAGAGCATGGATGAACGGCGGATATCCGCTGCACGGCGCGATGCCGGCTCTATCGCCCGATGCCTCGGCAACGATGACGCTGATTGCCCGGAAGAAATGA
- a CDS encoding (2Fe-2S) ferredoxin domain-containing protein: protein MATWNLEETRHHLLICNGGSCMKQQADEVTQAIRDEISALGAKKQIHTTRTRCNGRCTDACVVIAYPEGVWYKEMTPELGRELVRKQLAGERLEEHTVYSYDRRFIATGRSVAGKDKPTS from the coding sequence ATGGCAACATGGAATTTGGAGGAAACCCGCCATCATCTGCTGATCTGCAATGGCGGAAGCTGTATGAAGCAGCAGGCCGATGAAGTTACGCAAGCGATCCGGGATGAGATCTCTGCACTCGGAGCGAAAAAACAGATTCATACGACACGCACCCGCTGCAATGGCCGCTGTACGGACGCATGTGTCGTCATCGCCTACCCGGAAGGGGTCTGGTATAAGGAGATGACCCCGGAGCTGGGAAGGGAACTGGTGCGCAAGCAGCTGGCAGGCGAGCGGCTGGAGGAGCATACGGTCTATTCGTATGATCGCCGCTTCATCGCTACCGGCCGCTCTGTAGCTGGCAAAGATAAACCTACGAGCTAG
- a CDS encoding ABC transporter substrate-binding protein: MNRRTFTKRLLLLGMTMMLVLLSACGSPEQPDAKRQAQAEQPAAQQVSESGTVELENMGEKLSFPDAPKRAVTLNQHATEVMLALGLEESMVGTAYLDDSILPEYKEKYDKIPVLADKYPSKEVFLSVSPDFAYAGWKSAFGEKALGSREDLAGQGVLTYVQESSNKAAPTLEDVYQDILNIGRIFRVENRAEAVVNDMRKKLEDIQAQIGSVSEPLNVFVFDSGEDKAFTAANTYLTSLIAKVGGKNIFDDIDKGWAEVSWEEVVSRDPDVIVIVDYGDTTAEQKQELLLNKAPLADVKAIKNKRFIVLPLSAAAEGIRAPIALQTLAAGLYPDKVQP; encoded by the coding sequence ATGAATCGGAGAACGTTCACGAAGAGGTTGCTACTGCTAGGAATGACCATGATGCTCGTACTGCTGTCGGCATGCGGCAGTCCGGAACAGCCGGACGCGAAGCGCCAGGCGCAAGCAGAGCAGCCGGCGGCGCAGCAAGTGTCCGAGAGCGGAACGGTCGAGCTTGAAAATATGGGAGAGAAGCTGAGCTTCCCGGATGCGCCGAAGCGGGCGGTCACGCTGAACCAGCATGCGACCGAAGTGATGCTGGCACTCGGCCTGGAAGAATCGATGGTCGGAACGGCTTATCTCGACGACAGCATCCTGCCCGAATACAAGGAGAAGTATGACAAAATTCCGGTCCTCGCGGACAAATATCCATCGAAGGAAGTGTTCTTGTCAGTGTCTCCCGATTTCGCCTATGCGGGATGGAAGAGCGCGTTTGGAGAGAAAGCGCTTGGCTCGCGGGAGGATCTTGCCGGGCAGGGCGTGCTGACCTATGTGCAGGAATCCTCGAACAAGGCCGCGCCGACGCTGGAGGATGTGTACCAGGACATCTTGAATATCGGACGAATCTTCCGGGTGGAGAACAGAGCCGAAGCGGTCGTGAACGACATGCGCAAGAAGCTGGAAGATATTCAGGCGCAGATTGGCAGCGTGAGCGAGCCGCTTAACGTATTCGTTTTCGATAGCGGGGAAGACAAAGCGTTCACGGCCGCCAATACGTATTTAACCAGCTTGATTGCCAAGGTGGGCGGTAAAAATATTTTCGACGATATCGATAAAGGATGGGCCGAAGTCAGCTGGGAGGAAGTGGTGAGCCGCGACCCGGATGTCATTGTCATTGTCGATTATGGCGACACGACGGCCGAACAGAAGCAAGAGCTGCTCCTGAACAAAGCGCCGTTGGCTGATGTGAAGGCGATCAAGAACAAGCGATTTATCGTGCTTCCGCTCTCGGCGGCTGCGGAGGGGATTCGTGCGCCGATCGCTTTGCAGACGCTCGCTGCCGGCTTGTATCCGGATAAAGTGCAGCCATAA
- a CDS encoding FecCD family ABC transporter permease — protein sequence MMKEPADFRRRSFFFTAILLALTAGLVLSITLAVMLGPVPIAPATVWKIAFSHLPGFNGWIEETWDMGQGHIVWDIRFPRVLLGVVVGAGLSVAGAAIQALMRNSLADPYILGVSSGASAAATLVILFGAFRFFGQYALSLSAFLGSLAVMAIVMVLARVGGRIATSRLLLSGIAVSMMMSAITNLIVTMAPREEGIRSAMYWMMGSLTGAKWEYLTLPALIVIAGTIFLLVQYRALNALLMGEEAALTLGVNLHAFRKWLVVVVALLTGTIVAVSGAIGFVGLMIPHIVRLMVGSDHRRVLPVSLLLGAIFIVWADVLARLVLAPEELPIGIVTALCGGPFFIWLLRRNSYSFGGGK from the coding sequence ATGATGAAAGAACCGGCAGACTTCCGCCGCCGCTCCTTCTTTTTTACGGCCATTCTATTGGCGCTGACGGCGGGGCTCGTCCTATCGATAACGCTCGCGGTGATGCTGGGGCCGGTTCCGATCGCTCCGGCAACGGTCTGGAAAATCGCCTTTTCCCATCTGCCGGGCTTCAATGGATGGATTGAGGAGACATGGGACATGGGACAGGGGCACATTGTGTGGGATATTCGTTTTCCGCGCGTGCTGCTTGGCGTCGTCGTCGGCGCGGGGCTGTCCGTTGCCGGTGCCGCCATTCAAGCGCTGATGCGCAATTCCTTGGCTGACCCTTATATACTAGGCGTGTCGTCGGGGGCGTCTGCGGCGGCCACGCTTGTCATTCTGTTCGGCGCATTCCGCTTCTTCGGCCAATATGCGCTTTCCTTATCCGCTTTTCTCGGTTCGCTTGCTGTAATGGCTATCGTCATGGTTCTAGCTCGCGTGGGAGGCAGGATAGCAACGAGCCGGCTTTTATTGTCAGGCATCGCGGTGTCCATGATGATGTCGGCCATCACCAATTTGATCGTAACGATGGCGCCGCGCGAAGAAGGCATTCGATCGGCGATGTATTGGATGATGGGAAGCCTGACGGGGGCCAAGTGGGAGTATTTGACCCTCCCCGCCTTAATCGTGATTGCCGGTACGATCTTTTTGCTTGTTCAGTACCGGGCGCTGAACGCCTTGCTGATGGGGGAGGAGGCGGCGCTTACCCTCGGCGTCAATCTCCATGCCTTCCGCAAATGGCTGGTCGTTGTGGTCGCCCTGTTGACGGGAACGATTGTGGCTGTGAGCGGCGCGATCGGCTTTGTCGGCTTGATGATCCCCCATATCGTGCGGCTCATGGTCGGTTCGGATCATCGCCGCGTTCTCCCGGTCAGCCTATTGCTGGGGGCCATCTTCATCGTATGGGCCGATGTATTGGCGCGGCTTGTGCTGGCGCCAGAGGAACTGCCAATCGGCATTGTCACCGCTTTATGCGGAGGTCCTTTCTTTATCTGGCTGCTGCGGCGGAACTCATATTCTTTTGGAGGCGGAAAATGA